The following are from one region of the Corythoichthys intestinalis isolate RoL2023-P3 chromosome 17, ASM3026506v1, whole genome shotgun sequence genome:
- the brcc3 gene encoding lys-63-specific deubiquitinase: MAVTAVHLESDAFLVCMNHALSTEKEEVMGLCIGEIEVTRIVHIHSVIILRRSDKRKDRVEISPEQLSAASTEAERLADMTGKPMRVVGWYHSHPHITVWPSHVDVRTQAMYQMLDQGFVGLIFSCFIEDKNTKTGRVLYTCFQSAQVQKGSDYERVEIPIHVVPREAIGKVCLESAVELPRILCQEEQDTYRKIHSLAHLDPVTKIHNGSVFTKNLCSQMSAVSGPLLQWLEDRLEQNKQSIVELQREKERLTQELSAL; encoded by the coding sequence ATGGCCGTCACTGCGGTTCATCTTGAGTCGGACGCCTTCTTAGTGTGTATGAATCACGCTTTAAGCACGGAGAAGGAAGAAGTGATGGGTTTGTGTATCGGAGAGATCGAAGTAACCCGCATCGTCCACATTCATTCCGTCATCATCCTCCGCCGCTCTGACAAAAGGAAGGACCGGGTGGAGATTTCCCCGGAGCAGCTGTCTGCCGCCTCCACCGAAGCCGAGAGGTTGGCCGACATGACGGGCAAGCCGATGCGGGTGGTGGGTTGGTACCACTCGCATCCGCACATCACCGTATGGCCTTCCCACGTTGACGTGCGGACTCAGGCTATGTACCAAATGCTGGATCAGGGCTTCGTTGGCCTCATCTTCTCCTGCTTCATCGAGGACAAGAATACCAAGACGGGCCGCGTACTTTACACCTGCTTCCAGTCGGCCCAGGTCCAAAAAGGCTCCGACTATGAGCGTGTGGAGATCCCGATCCATGTCGTCCCGCGTGAGGCCATAGGTAAAGTGTGCCTGGAGTCAGCCGTGGAGCTGCCGCGAATTCTGTGTCAGGAGGAGCAGGATACATACCGTAAGATCCACAGCCTGGCCCACTTGGACCCAGTCACCAAGATCCACAATGGATCTGTGTTCACCAAGAACTTGTGTAGCCAAATGTCTGCGGTGAGTGGGCCATTGCTGCAGTGGCTGGAGGACCGGCTGGAGCAGAACAAGCAGAGCATCGTGGAGCTTCAGCGGGAGAAGGAGAGGCTGACGCAGGAACTCAGTGCCCTCTGA